CACGATCAGGTAGACCTCGGGGTTGTTCTTGGCGATCGAGTTGGCGAGCTTCTGCAGGAGGATCGTCTTGCCCGTGCGCGGCGGCGCGACGATGAGGCCGCGCTGCCCCTTGCCGATGGGCGTCATCAGGTCGAGCACGCGCGCCGAGAGGTTGTCGCGTGTGGTCTCGAGCGAGAAGCGCGCCTGCGGGTAGAGCGGCGTGAGATTCTCGAAGAAGATCTTGTTGCGCGCGAACTCGGGGGCCTCGAAGTTGACGGCCTCCACCTTGATCAGCGCGAAGTAGCGCTCGCCGTCCTTCGGCGGTCGAATCTGGCCACTCACCGTGTCGCCCGTCTGCAGATCGAACTTGCGGATCTGCGACGGCGACACGTAGATGTCGTCGGGACCGGCGAGGTAGTTGTAGTCTGGCGCGCGCAGGAAGCCGAAGCCGTCGGGCAACACTTCGAGCACGCCTTCCGAGAAGATGAAGCCGCTCTGTTCGGTCTGCGCCTTGAGGATCTGGAAGATCAGTTCCTGCTTGCGCAGGCCCGTCGCGCCGACCACGCCGAGATCCTGCGCCACCTGCATCAGTGACTGGATGCTCATCTCCTTCAACTGCCCGATGCGCAGGCTGGCTTCGCTGCCTTCGGGCGGGAGATCCACCGGCGGATCGTTGGCGACGTCGGGGATGTCGGTGACGGGACGACGCGGGCCCGAGGGACGTGGACCGCGGCGGCCGCCGGAGCGCTTCTGTGCTGGTGCCATGCTGTGTGACGAAGTGGAGAGGGTGCGGGAC
The Acidobacteriota bacterium DNA segment above includes these coding regions:
- a CDS encoding Rho termination factor N-terminal domain-containing protein; this translates as MSIQSLMQVAQDLGVVGATGLRKQELIFQILKAQTEQSGFIFSEGVLEVLPDGFGFLRAPDYNYLAGPDDIYVSPSQIRKFDLQTGDTVSGQIRPPKDGERYFALIKVEAVNFEAPEFARNKIFFENLTPLYPQARFSLETTRDNLSARVLDLMTPIGKGQRGLIVAPPRTGKTILLQKLANSIAKNNPEVYLIV